Proteins encoded by one window of Chondromyces crocatus:
- a CDS encoding TolB family protein: MLLRLALRSIHHALPPAALILSLVGCGGGASLGTPTKRPPRALETPPSAAKGPSGPPLLPANVVAHLEDEESSPYFTRRGDEALLFWAAGGKWWSRRLGADGAPLAARVEVGVAPEEVSVASLRASSSGYVVAWIEEQGGSRAIRLLALDGAGNAAGKPTLVLQSAEEIAWVDVLVSAQGSTVVWELPREDGADVMASGVSGGKAATPVAVARDVLAWQATSSEKGAAVAIVRRASGKSTRSAAEPKLGQIALVELGANGKPGAPVVVSQEVTAQIDLEIASIDGKYLLAWTDERDLDATVYVSVVEPGGRIAVAPLRATAPAGEQALVSLVSPPYVPGAPPAKRALLAWEDLIRAPREARLIHLAAIGADGVLGKEQAGLMMSASGPPDLALDGDGFAALTLAPAAGPPNLMAEGDDETPIWPTYVRFGADLSVRAGEPVRAAPFAATGGIPYLVRGLSCAKGQCTALASAAAPRSAAPPPAPEPRAASSARNPGGANKSDKAAPPPPPQGAPLAVVALPVREGPWQVPAHRETADAVPRASSVRALYDGEHVSRVAGTDLGGGRGLAAWVTYTLESNAAANGRAKDKDKDQGATLAVRAVGPEALGKLNVLSQKASSIGGVSIATAPGERPDSVVAWVAREKGEPQVYVTRLDANGEKVTQKKVTTAPRRKTASGAPSEAADVAIVHDGADGWILAWVDTRDGNAEVYAARLDKNLQKSGPDRRVTDAAGDAAEVQILMRGKEAWLVWSDARQNEETADIWMARLDAKTLQKAGPETRLFTSPEHSRSPALAPFGSGMLAAWIEEPTGDGATGGGTARFVHVDERGLMQGAPGAIPLGVEGASAASIALACDGGCRAVLTVAEGEALSLRALEFNAQGRPGATQLLGVLTGNAAQDVSPSFAGSGGLFFSDDALSGSGRVRWMTIAWKR; the protein is encoded by the coding sequence ATGCTCCTCCGGCTCGCCCTCCGCTCGATCCATCACGCGCTTCCCCCTGCGGCCCTGATCCTCTCGCTCGTGGGATGTGGTGGCGGGGCCTCGCTGGGGACGCCCACGAAGCGGCCGCCGCGGGCGCTGGAGACGCCGCCCTCCGCGGCGAAGGGGCCTTCGGGCCCGCCGCTCCTCCCCGCGAACGTGGTGGCTCACCTCGAAGACGAGGAGTCGTCGCCGTACTTCACGCGCCGGGGGGACGAGGCGTTGCTCTTCTGGGCAGCGGGCGGCAAGTGGTGGTCTCGTCGGCTCGGGGCAGACGGCGCGCCGCTCGCGGCCCGTGTCGAGGTCGGCGTCGCGCCGGAGGAGGTCTCGGTGGCCTCGCTGCGTGCCTCCAGCTCGGGCTACGTCGTGGCATGGATCGAGGAGCAGGGGGGAAGCCGGGCCATCCGGCTGCTCGCGCTCGACGGCGCAGGGAATGCCGCGGGCAAGCCCACGCTGGTCTTGCAGTCGGCCGAGGAGATCGCCTGGGTCGACGTGCTCGTCAGCGCGCAGGGGTCCACGGTGGTGTGGGAGCTGCCGCGGGAGGATGGCGCCGACGTGATGGCGTCGGGCGTCAGCGGAGGCAAGGCGGCGACGCCGGTCGCGGTCGCGCGCGACGTCCTCGCCTGGCAGGCCACGTCGAGTGAGAAGGGCGCGGCCGTCGCCATCGTCCGTCGCGCTTCCGGGAAGTCGACGCGCTCTGCCGCGGAGCCCAAGCTCGGTCAGATCGCGCTCGTCGAGCTCGGCGCGAACGGCAAGCCCGGCGCGCCCGTGGTGGTGAGCCAGGAGGTGACGGCGCAGATCGACCTGGAGATCGCTTCGATCGACGGCAAATACCTGCTCGCCTGGACCGACGAGCGCGATCTGGACGCCACGGTGTACGTCTCCGTGGTCGAGCCAGGCGGGCGCATCGCCGTCGCGCCGCTCCGGGCCACTGCGCCGGCGGGGGAGCAAGCGCTCGTGTCGCTCGTCTCACCCCCGTACGTTCCCGGCGCTCCTCCGGCGAAGCGAGCGCTCCTCGCCTGGGAAGACCTCATCCGCGCGCCGCGGGAGGCGCGGCTCATCCACCTCGCGGCGATCGGGGCCGATGGCGTTCTCGGCAAGGAGCAAGCGGGCCTGATGATGAGCGCGAGCGGCCCTCCGGACCTGGCGCTCGATGGAGACGGCTTCGCGGCGCTCACCCTCGCCCCAGCGGCGGGGCCTCCGAACCTGATGGCCGAGGGGGATGACGAGACGCCCATCTGGCCGACGTACGTGCGCTTCGGTGCGGACCTCTCGGTGCGCGCGGGAGAGCCGGTCCGGGCCGCGCCGTTCGCTGCCACGGGCGGGATTCCGTACCTCGTGCGCGGGCTGTCGTGCGCCAAGGGTCAGTGCACTGCCCTCGCGAGCGCGGCTGCCCCGCGCAGCGCCGCGCCGCCACCCGCGCCAGAACCCCGCGCCGCCTCCTCCGCGCGGAACCCGGGCGGGGCGAACAAGTCCGACAAGGCGGCTCCTCCCCCTCCGCCCCAGGGCGCTCCGCTCGCCGTGGTCGCCCTGCCGGTGCGTGAGGGGCCCTGGCAGGTGCCAGCCCATCGAGAGACGGCCGACGCCGTGCCCCGCGCCAGCTCGGTGCGTGCTCTCTACGATGGCGAGCACGTGTCCCGGGTCGCTGGCACCGATCTCGGCGGGGGTCGTGGTCTCGCCGCGTGGGTGACGTACACGCTGGAGAGCAACGCCGCAGCGAACGGGCGCGCGAAGGACAAGGACAAGGATCAGGGGGCCACGCTGGCGGTGCGCGCGGTCGGCCCCGAGGCGCTCGGGAAGCTCAACGTCCTGTCGCAGAAGGCCTCGTCGATCGGCGGGGTGTCCATCGCCACGGCCCCGGGCGAGCGGCCCGACAGCGTGGTGGCCTGGGTCGCGCGCGAGAAGGGGGAGCCGCAGGTCTACGTCACCCGTCTCGACGCGAACGGCGAGAAGGTCACCCAGAAGAAGGTGACCACCGCGCCGCGACGCAAGACCGCCTCGGGCGCGCCCAGCGAAGCCGCAGACGTCGCCATCGTCCACGATGGGGCGGACGGCTGGATCCTCGCCTGGGTCGACACCCGCGACGGCAACGCCGAGGTCTACGCGGCGCGGCTCGACAAGAACCTCCAGAAGTCGGGGCCCGACCGCCGCGTCACCGACGCCGCCGGTGACGCCGCCGAGGTGCAGATCCTGATGCGCGGCAAGGAGGCCTGGCTCGTCTGGTCCGACGCGCGACAGAACGAGGAGACGGCCGACATCTGGATGGCCCGCCTCGACGCCAAGACGCTCCAGAAAGCCGGGCCGGAGACCCGCCTCTTCACCTCCCCCGAGCACTCGCGCAGCCCGGCCCTCGCGCCCTTCGGCAGCGGCATGCTCGCGGCCTGGATCGAGGAGCCGACCGGGGACGGGGCGACGGGGGGCGGCACCGCCCGGTTCGTGCACGTCGACGAGCGAGGCCTCATGCAAGGCGCGCCCGGCGCCATCCCCCTCGGCGTGGAAGGGGCCTCGGCGGCATCGATCGCGCTCGCCTGCGACGGCGGCTGCCGCGCGGTGCTCACCGTGGCCGAAGGGGAAGCGCTGTCGCTGCGCGCCCTCGAGTTCAACGCGCAGGGCCGGCCCGGGGCGACGCAGCTCCTCGGTGTCCTCACCGGGAACGCGGCCCAGGACGTGTCTCCCTCGTTCGCTGGCTCGGGGGGGCTCTTCTTCTCCGACGACGCGCTGAGCGGCTCCGGCCGCGTCCGGTGGATGACGATCGCCTGGAAGCGCTGA
- a CDS encoding ADP-ribosylglycohydrolase family protein — MDGLKPDRIDQLTGALLGAAVGDALGLPREGLTPERAVRLYGVGPLRHHFVLGRGMLSDDAEHACMTAQALLAEAEDEGRFARALAWRLRGWFLALPAAVGWATLRAIVKLCLGFPVTRSGVFSAGNGPAMRAPILGACLADTPERIAPFVRASTRLTHTDPRAEEGALVIALAAAHGVQHGPHGVHPTALFGELRRRIEGEALLAALDEVEAHLARGASGRQLAASLGLSDGVTGYMLHTVPVALFCWLKSPGDVAQCVEEVILLGGDADSTGAVAGALAGATAGASAIPSAWLDGICDYPRSVGWMRKLGVRLAERFGGTAVRLERGTTLVARGGAEGDRGPLPLFWPAILPRNALFLAIALLHGFRRMLPPY, encoded by the coding sequence ATGGACGGCCTGAAGCCAGATCGCATCGACCAGCTGACGGGGGCGCTGCTCGGGGCGGCGGTGGGGGATGCCCTCGGTTTGCCCCGTGAGGGCCTGACGCCCGAGCGCGCTGTGCGTCTGTACGGGGTGGGGCCTCTGCGGCATCACTTCGTGCTCGGGCGCGGGATGCTGAGTGACGACGCCGAGCATGCCTGCATGACGGCGCAGGCCCTGCTCGCAGAGGCGGAGGACGAGGGGCGCTTCGCACGTGCGCTCGCCTGGCGCCTGCGAGGCTGGTTTCTCGCGCTGCCGGCAGCCGTCGGGTGGGCGACGTTGCGGGCCATCGTGAAGCTTTGCCTCGGCTTTCCCGTCACGCGCAGCGGGGTGTTCTCGGCCGGGAACGGCCCGGCGATGCGCGCGCCGATCCTCGGCGCTTGTCTCGCCGACACGCCCGAGCGCATCGCGCCGTTCGTGCGGGCCTCCACGCGGCTCACGCACACCGATCCCCGCGCCGAGGAGGGCGCGCTGGTCATCGCCCTCGCGGCGGCCCACGGGGTCCAGCACGGGCCTCACGGCGTTCACCCGACCGCGCTCTTCGGCGAGCTGCGGCGCCGGATCGAGGGAGAGGCGCTGCTTGCGGCGCTCGACGAGGTGGAAGCGCATCTCGCTCGTGGCGCTTCGGGGAGGCAGCTCGCTGCGTCGCTGGGCCTGTCGGATGGCGTGACGGGATACATGCTCCACACCGTGCCCGTCGCGCTCTTTTGCTGGCTGAAGAGCCCTGGAGACGTCGCGCAGTGCGTGGAGGAGGTGATCCTCCTCGGCGGTGACGCCGACAGCACCGGGGCCGTCGCGGGGGCGCTGGCAGGCGCGACGGCCGGGGCCAGCGCCATCCCGTCCGCGTGGCTCGACGGCATCTGCGACTATCCCCGCTCGGTGGGCTGGATGCGCAAGCTCGGGGTGCGTCTGGCGGAGCGCTTCGGTGGCACGGCCGTCCGCCTCGAGCGGGGCACGACGCTTGTCGCGCGGGGTGGTGCGGAGGGCGATCGAGGTCCGCTGCCGCTGTTCTGGCCCGCCATCCTCCCGCGGAATGCCCTCTTCCTCGCCATCGCCCTGCTCCATGGCTTCCGGCGCATGCTGCCGCCGTACTGA
- a CDS encoding HEAT repeat domain-containing protein encodes MKSSKRTSSRQRWVGIGALTLALLPALGVTLKAAADDAVVSEEQGNGGPAPESRAAARRRVLAAMSSDPAVLINVTGREMPASPDILGLGKRGTLALSRCLADNVNADIRSTCAIMLGQLGDRRGLPALQAALDDWEPEVRAVVIQGVARMPDPSSLDPLLRLFRRTDEEVGNRVLILQALGALSQPKAVTVLRQELRRKPDADAPDLRATAFRALWMSRHLMARATLEGEVAAALASHHAPLQLAATEAAASLRAGRLVAPLTPLLEHPSADIRNKAVHALGLVGDKSAAQVLLARLPKVRESRMLNNIAFALERLDPGAFYTSVRQVIEHKQAIIRLNAAFVLGDVKRPEGLPLLEKALSDPSDFVRTSAIVALGKLGTDKAAKPLERFVDDPNLSIRQEAIYALHALSGDKRANLIHDKLFMTRKTAVKHRAALALGRAGDPRVRDYLLSCMEQQDCGVDDVASYLRVDRAPAVSGRVLLAWARGQDELTDLLAELRPPGTLPLAASSMDAALAREDRWSARSAVDLLGDLGDTSVKARLAPRLADVDVWLRLHAAVALSRLGDRDADARIFAEFDNFPATWLPGFVDVARRIKEPEVQARLAPELARRSRRPAAVSRPVGAGVGASGDAARGPVDAGGPDVDMALAAAAVQLAWDPEAGIFRFLDALGAPSSRERELAARYLREDREQKLTWVLRRALSREQREHVRDRLRELLVGRD; translated from the coding sequence ATGAAGTCCTCGAAGCGGACCTCGTCACGACAGCGTTGGGTGGGGATCGGCGCGTTGACGCTCGCGCTCCTGCCGGCGCTCGGCGTGACCTTGAAGGCGGCGGCGGACGACGCGGTGGTTTCGGAGGAGCAGGGCAACGGGGGGCCAGCGCCGGAGAGCCGTGCAGCGGCGCGGCGGCGTGTGCTCGCCGCGATGTCGAGCGACCCCGCGGTGCTGATCAACGTCACGGGGCGGGAGATGCCCGCGAGCCCTGACATCCTCGGCCTGGGAAAGCGGGGGACGCTGGCGCTCTCCAGGTGCCTCGCCGACAACGTGAACGCGGACATCCGCAGCACGTGCGCGATCATGCTCGGCCAGCTGGGTGACCGGCGCGGGCTGCCCGCACTTCAGGCCGCGCTCGACGACTGGGAGCCCGAGGTGCGCGCCGTGGTGATCCAGGGCGTGGCCCGGATGCCGGACCCGAGCTCCCTCGACCCGTTGCTTCGGTTGTTCCGGCGCACGGACGAGGAGGTGGGGAACCGCGTGCTGATCCTGCAGGCGCTGGGGGCGCTCAGCCAGCCGAAGGCGGTGACGGTGCTCCGCCAGGAGCTGCGTCGCAAGCCGGACGCCGATGCGCCGGACCTGCGCGCGACGGCGTTCCGTGCCCTGTGGATGAGCCGCCACCTGATGGCGCGAGCCACGCTGGAAGGCGAGGTGGCCGCCGCGCTCGCGAGCCACCACGCGCCCCTCCAGCTCGCCGCGACCGAGGCGGCGGCCTCGCTGCGCGCCGGGCGGCTCGTCGCGCCACTCACGCCCTTGCTGGAGCATCCCAGCGCCGACATCCGCAACAAGGCGGTCCACGCGCTGGGGCTCGTGGGCGACAAGTCGGCGGCGCAGGTGCTGCTCGCGCGGCTGCCGAAGGTGCGCGAGTCGCGCATGCTCAACAACATCGCCTTCGCCCTGGAGCGGCTGGACCCGGGGGCCTTCTACACGTCGGTGCGCCAGGTCATCGAGCACAAGCAGGCGATCATCCGGCTCAACGCCGCCTTCGTGCTGGGCGACGTGAAGCGGCCCGAGGGGCTGCCCCTGCTGGAGAAGGCGCTCTCCGATCCCAGCGACTTCGTGCGCACGAGCGCGATCGTCGCGCTGGGCAAGCTGGGCACGGACAAGGCGGCGAAGCCGCTGGAGCGCTTCGTGGATGATCCCAACCTGTCGATCCGGCAGGAGGCGATCTATGCGCTGCACGCCCTGAGCGGGGACAAGCGCGCCAACCTCATCCACGACAAGCTGTTCATGACCCGGAAGACGGCGGTGAAGCATCGCGCCGCGCTCGCGCTGGGCCGAGCCGGGGACCCGAGGGTGCGGGACTATCTTCTGTCGTGCATGGAGCAGCAGGACTGCGGGGTCGACGACGTGGCGTCGTATCTCCGGGTCGACCGGGCGCCGGCCGTCTCGGGGAGGGTGCTGCTCGCGTGGGCGCGTGGCCAGGACGAGCTCACGGATCTGCTGGCAGAGCTGCGGCCGCCGGGGACGCTGCCCCTCGCGGCGAGCAGCATGGACGCGGCGCTGGCGCGTGAGGATCGGTGGAGCGCCCGCTCCGCGGTGGACCTCCTGGGAGATCTGGGGGACACGTCGGTGAAGGCGCGCCTCGCACCCCGGCTCGCCGATGTCGACGTCTGGCTGCGCCTGCATGCGGCGGTGGCGCTCTCCCGGCTGGGTGACCGTGATGCGGACGCGCGGATCTTCGCCGAATTCGACAATTTCCCGGCCACCTGGCTGCCCGGGTTCGTGGACGTGGCCCGCCGCATCAAGGAGCCCGAGGTGCAAGCGCGCCTCGCGCCGGAGCTCGCGCGTCGTTCTCGGCGGCCCGCGGCGGTGAGCCGCCCTGTGGGGGCCGGGGTGGGGGCGTCGGGAGATGCAGCGAGGGGACCCGTGGACGCCGGAGGGCCAGACGTCGACATGGCGCTGGCCGCTGCGGCGGTGCAGCTCGCGTGGGATCCGGAAGCAGGGATCTTCCGTTTCCTGGATGCACTCGGCGCGCCCTCGTCGCGCGAACGGGAACTCGCGGCGCGCTATCTGCGCGAAGACCGCGAGCAGAAGCTGACCTGGGTGCTTCGGCGCGCGCTGTCGCGTGAGCAACGAGAGCACGTGCGCGATCGGCTGCGCGAGCTGCTCGTGGGGCGTGACTGA
- a CDS encoding Gfo/Idh/MocA family protein gives MSDAKPLSFSRRDFFVAAGAASVGGIASHLVSKQIDYSGAAQPTAPATQALPAITAPPPSAATSAPQEDVGPVEPPNAQSPDAEVPRATKKLGWAIVGLGKLALEEVLPAFGVAKHARLAALVSGHQDKALQVAEAYGLDPKNVYGYEMFDTIEDNPAVDIVYVILPNSMHAEYTIRGFRAGKHVLCEKPMAPTTDECTRMIAAAKRAGKKLMVAYRLRYEPINQKVIEMCRSKELGPLRTFEASHVQVTRAPNIRLSSKLAGGPLGDIGIYCINAARYVAGEEPVEVTAMMHQPHDDGNFREVPAGYAFTMRFPSGMLAHCDCHFAAAKSARYRVHCADGYIDVDPAFTYEGLELRVNREAGTTRLQVEPVNQFAAEMDHFSLAVMNDTAPLTPGEEGLADVRVIKAIEEAARSGRTVKIGA, from the coding sequence ATGTCCGACGCGAAGCCGCTCTCGTTCTCCCGCCGTGATTTCTTCGTCGCTGCTGGCGCTGCGAGCGTCGGCGGGATCGCGTCTCACCTCGTCTCGAAGCAGATCGACTACAGCGGCGCGGCGCAACCGACGGCGCCGGCGACCCAGGCCCTGCCCGCGATCACGGCACCTCCCCCGAGCGCGGCTACGTCGGCGCCCCAGGAAGACGTCGGCCCTGTGGAGCCGCCGAATGCGCAGTCCCCTGACGCCGAGGTCCCCCGGGCCACGAAGAAGCTCGGCTGGGCCATCGTGGGACTCGGCAAGCTCGCGCTGGAGGAGGTGCTGCCCGCGTTCGGGGTGGCCAAGCACGCTCGGCTCGCAGCGCTGGTCAGCGGGCACCAGGACAAGGCGCTCCAGGTCGCCGAAGCCTACGGGCTCGATCCGAAGAACGTCTACGGCTACGAGATGTTCGACACGATCGAGGACAACCCGGCGGTCGACATCGTCTACGTGATCCTGCCGAACTCGATGCACGCGGAGTACACCATCCGCGGCTTCAGGGCAGGCAAGCACGTGCTCTGCGAGAAGCCGATGGCGCCGACCACCGACGAATGCACCCGGATGATCGCGGCGGCGAAGCGGGCCGGCAAGAAGCTGATGGTCGCCTACCGGTTGCGGTACGAGCCCATCAACCAGAAGGTCATCGAGATGTGCCGCAGCAAAGAGCTGGGGCCGCTCCGCACCTTCGAGGCGAGCCACGTGCAGGTGACCCGAGCGCCCAACATCCGGCTGAGCAGCAAGCTCGCCGGAGGCCCGCTGGGAGACATCGGGATCTACTGCATCAACGCCGCGCGCTACGTCGCGGGGGAGGAGCCGGTGGAGGTCACCGCGATGATGCACCAGCCCCACGACGACGGGAACTTCAGGGAGGTCCCCGCCGGCTATGCGTTCACCATGCGCTTCCCATCCGGCATGCTCGCGCATTGCGATTGCCATTTTGCCGCCGCGAAGTCGGCACGATATCGGGTGCATTGCGCGGACGGGTACATCGACGTCGACCCGGCCTTCACCTACGAGGGGCTGGAGCTGCGCGTGAACCGCGAGGCGGGGACGACGCGGCTGCAGGTCGAGCCGGTGAACCAGTTCGCGGCGGAGATGGACCATTTCTCGCTGGCCGTGATGAACGACACCGCGCCGCTCACCCCCGGGGAAGAGGGACTGGCCGACGTGCGGGTGATCAAGGCCATCGAGGAGGCGGCGCGGAGTGGGCGTACGGTGAAGATCGGCGCGTGA
- a CDS encoding tetratricopeptide repeat protein: protein MSRHRQRWLGGLLLGVLWLLPTAVQARPSVWARARDPQGEKQRETIRTAERLLLKSEQEEGGLSPQMAQLYLTQARLLYEMAGVKTSTDPFLRTRYAGILQELGDYEATTHELEAILRLSPPAPVRSEVYRDLAVCYARLDRHDEEIRAYGEALALEPHAGPRSLLLSNRAEAFMAIGDITQAVAGYRASLALLGTREMFSHGVTTLWGLSVGLDRSGDLESALENIRLARTYDPRDMRINGPGWFYVPSYDVHWYKALGHWQSARAAETGAARVQFFGDAVASWQAYLDSAPTEDSWAPLARVRLAQCEREREDAIRRSLKVRTSAKPPPARPRGKTP, encoded by the coding sequence ATGAGCCGGCACAGGCAACGCTGGCTCGGGGGCTTGCTGCTCGGGGTCCTCTGGCTCTTGCCGACGGCGGTGCAGGCACGTCCCTCCGTCTGGGCGCGGGCGCGCGACCCGCAGGGCGAGAAGCAACGGGAGACCATCCGCACGGCGGAGCGACTGCTGCTCAAGAGCGAGCAAGAAGAAGGGGGCCTGTCGCCACAGATGGCGCAGCTCTACCTCACGCAGGCGCGCTTGCTCTACGAGATGGCGGGGGTGAAGACCTCGACCGATCCCTTCCTGCGGACCCGCTACGCGGGCATCCTGCAAGAACTCGGCGACTACGAGGCGACCACACACGAGCTGGAGGCCATCCTGCGCCTTTCCCCGCCCGCGCCGGTGCGCTCGGAGGTCTACCGAGATCTCGCGGTGTGCTACGCGCGCCTCGACCGGCACGACGAAGAGATCCGAGCGTACGGCGAGGCCCTGGCCCTGGAGCCGCACGCCGGGCCGCGCTCTCTCCTGCTGTCCAACCGCGCCGAGGCCTTCATGGCGATCGGCGACATCACCCAGGCCGTGGCAGGGTATCGCGCTTCTCTGGCGCTGCTGGGGACGCGCGAGATGTTCAGCCACGGGGTGACCACGCTCTGGGGTCTGAGCGTGGGGCTCGATCGCTCTGGCGACCTGGAGTCTGCCCTCGAGAACATCCGGCTCGCGCGCACCTATGATCCACGGGACATGCGCATCAACGGGCCTGGCTGGTTCTACGTGCCCTCGTACGATGTGCACTGGTACAAAGCCCTCGGCCACTGGCAGAGCGCGCGGGCAGCCGAGACCGGCGCGGCCCGGGTGCAGTTCTTCGGCGACGCGGTGGCTTCGTGGCAAGCTTACCTGGACAGTGCGCCGACCGAGGACTCGTGGGCTCCCCTCGCCCGCGTGCGGCTCGCCCAGTGCGAGCGCGAGCGCGAAGACGCCATCCGCCGTAGCCTGAAGGTGCGCACCAGCGCAAAGCCTCCACCTGCGCGACCACGAGGCAAGACACCGTAG
- a CDS encoding O-antigen ligase family protein — protein sequence MTDREGGPSGETTLGARARAGLLGASAALAALIWDPAAPAATAKHTVLLLAAAVALAVVLGQGARHREVAGRTGAEGISSPAALWLGFVGWSVVSLAWGHVAGMGMLCAWVAVSALMLAAMRLPAGGARWAALVAGGCLGGGSSLFALAQVACGGRGFAIHGGHGNPNWLGLVLAVSLPLTIELAWVSWRAGSRWWLAAAGAAVVSLPALLLARSRVAWIALGVTLAVGLVVGAHGRYRRAVRLVASGAMGMLAVGLVVVSRGGLPLATSAGVEVQEAPFASEAVGAEVPTVIGGVDVPLASAWDGRVRIWRASADAARAALPFGVGLGAFAPAYLEAQGKRLARLSPPQSSRQFLNATTAHNDWLQAAAEGGLPGVALLAAAIAWGIRVAWRAGWFAGAASLGTFALCAWGDSPLQQPAVALLMALTLAASGRRDRGAASSKTPVVPRSGEGDPFLWTAGAPAALGLVAVALLLAVATRSWLSARQLSDARDVMPAARSAMIERAVRLDPWNGEARLALGLARLEEGDAAGALGVLECSRALLANVGTDVAIGNAHLELDAPAAAVSAYRRALRHHPGSLRAHANLVEALVRVGKLDDAEVHLDAARSISPGHPRMLAITERVRRARLDAEASGAR from the coding sequence GTGACTGACCGGGAGGGGGGGCCTTCCGGCGAGACCACGCTCGGCGCGCGGGCTCGCGCGGGTCTCCTCGGGGCGTCCGCAGCGCTCGCTGCGCTGATCTGGGACCCTGCGGCGCCTGCGGCCACGGCGAAGCATACGGTGCTGCTCCTCGCCGCTGCCGTGGCCCTCGCGGTCGTGCTGGGGCAGGGCGCGAGGCATCGTGAGGTGGCTGGGCGGACTGGCGCGGAAGGGATCTCGTCGCCGGCGGCGTTGTGGCTCGGGTTCGTGGGGTGGTCGGTGGTGTCGCTCGCGTGGGGACATGTGGCGGGCATGGGGATGCTCTGCGCCTGGGTCGCGGTGTCGGCGCTGATGCTCGCCGCGATGCGCTTGCCTGCTGGTGGTGCGCGCTGGGCCGCGCTGGTCGCGGGCGGCTGCCTCGGGGGCGGCTCCTCGCTGTTCGCGCTCGCGCAGGTGGCCTGCGGTGGGCGGGGCTTCGCGATCCATGGGGGCCACGGCAACCCCAACTGGCTGGGCCTGGTGCTCGCCGTGTCACTCCCGCTCACCATCGAACTCGCGTGGGTCTCGTGGCGAGCCGGGTCTCGCTGGTGGCTCGCGGCGGCAGGTGCGGCGGTGGTGTCGTTGCCAGCGCTGCTGCTGGCACGTTCACGGGTCGCCTGGATTGCGCTCGGCGTGACGCTCGCCGTGGGGCTGGTGGTCGGCGCGCACGGTCGCTACCGGCGCGCCGTCCGGCTCGTGGCTTCGGGGGCGATGGGGATGCTGGCCGTCGGTCTCGTGGTGGTGAGCCGCGGGGGGTTGCCGTTGGCGACGTCTGCAGGGGTCGAGGTGCAGGAGGCGCCTTTCGCATCCGAGGCCGTGGGTGCCGAGGTCCCGACGGTGATCGGCGGAGTGGACGTGCCGCTGGCCAGCGCCTGGGACGGGCGTGTCCGGATCTGGCGGGCGAGCGCGGATGCGGCGCGCGCCGCGCTGCCCTTCGGCGTCGGCCTGGGAGCGTTCGCGCCCGCTTACCTCGAGGCGCAGGGGAAGCGGCTCGCGCGGCTCTCTCCGCCGCAGTCGTCTCGGCAGTTTCTGAACGCGACCACGGCGCACAATGACTGGCTGCAAGCGGCGGCGGAAGGAGGGCTGCCAGGCGTCGCCCTCCTCGCGGCGGCCATCGCGTGGGGCATCCGCGTGGCGTGGCGTGCGGGCTGGTTCGCTGGTGCGGCGTCGCTCGGTACCTTCGCCCTCTGCGCCTGGGGGGACAGCCCGCTTCAGCAGCCCGCCGTTGCGTTGCTGATGGCGCTCACGCTGGCTGCGTCGGGACGAAGGGACCGAGGGGCAGCTTCTTCGAAGACTCCTGTCGTGCCGCGGTCGGGCGAAGGAGATCCATTCCTGTGGACGGCAGGGGCTCCGGCCGCGCTGGGGCTGGTGGCCGTGGCGCTCCTGCTCGCCGTTGCGACGCGGAGCTGGCTCTCCGCGCGTCAACTCAGTGACGCACGGGACGTGATGCCTGCGGCCCGGAGTGCCATGATCGAGCGCGCCGTGCGGCTGGATCCGTGGAACGGCGAGGCGAGGCTGGCGCTCGGACTCGCGCGGCTGGAGGAAGGCGATGCTGCCGGCGCGCTCGGGGTGCTGGAGTGCTCGCGCGCGCTGCTCGCCAACGTGGGGACCGACGTGGCGATCGGCAACGCCCACCTCGAGCTGGACGCGCCTGCTGCGGCCGTGAGCGCCTATCGCCGCGCCCTCCGCCATCACCCCGGCTCGCTGCGAGCCCATGCCAACCTCGTCGAGGCGCTCGTCCGGGTGGGCAAGCTCGATGACGCCGAGGTCCACCTCGACGCGGCGCGATCGATTTCCCCAGGGCACCCTCGGATGCTGGCCATCACCGAGCGCGTGCGGCGTGCGCGGCTGGATGCCGAGGCGTCGGGTGCGCGCTGA
- a CDS encoding DUF423 domain-containing protein codes for MERVFFLLSGVYGFLGVALGAFGAHGLKTRLESLPDAALRTGWWQTGAQYHLIHALALALAAYLAGRTSATTATVAGFCFAGGVLLFSGSLYVMTLTGIRWLGAVTPLGGLLMLAGWASVALTAMKLGQ; via the coding sequence ATGGAACGCGTCTTCTTCCTCCTGTCGGGCGTCTATGGCTTCCTCGGGGTGGCGCTGGGCGCCTTCGGTGCCCATGGGCTGAAGACACGGCTGGAGTCGCTCCCGGATGCCGCATTGCGCACCGGATGGTGGCAGACCGGCGCGCAGTATCACCTGATCCATGCCCTCGCCCTCGCCCTCGCCGCCTACCTCGCAGGGCGCACCAGCGCGACCACGGCGACGGTGGCGGGCTTCTGTTTCGCAGGGGGTGTGCTGCTCTTCTCCGGGAGCCTGTACGTGATGACGTTGACCGGCATCCGCTGGCTCGGGGCGGTGACGCCGCTCGGGGGGCTCCTGATGCTGGCCGGGTGGGCCTCCGTGGCCCTCACCGCCATGAAGCTGGGACAGTGA